In a genomic window of Timaviella obliquedivisa GSE-PSE-MK23-08B:
- a CDS encoding SRPBCC family protein has product MSSHQVFEQSIQVRASATAVEQCITDPVLMHRWLNPALRCEPIGEWSTELGAKSRFVIQIPLLQPSLNSVVVERKPGLVVWEFSGFFRGRDRWECLPTEKGTSLVNRFEFQIPNAIVRYGFNTFAFNWTKQDMQTQLRRLKRVAEQEYLKTATP; this is encoded by the coding sequence ATGTCGTCTCACCAAGTTTTTGAACAATCGATACAAGTACGTGCCAGCGCCACTGCGGTCGAACAGTGCATTACCGATCCGGTATTAATGCATCGTTGGCTTAACCCGGCTCTTCGGTGTGAACCGATTGGAGAGTGGAGCACAGAGTTAGGGGCAAAAAGTCGATTTGTGATTCAGATTCCCTTGCTGCAACCCAGCCTCAACAGCGTCGTTGTAGAACGGAAGCCAGGACTAGTGGTATGGGAATTCTCGGGTTTTTTCCGAGGACGCGATCGCTGGGAATGTTTACCGACTGAAAAAGGCACCAGCTTAGTCAACCGCTTCGAGTTCCAGATTCCTAATGCGATCGTGCGCTATGGTTTCAACACCTTTGCCTTTAATTGGACAAAGCAAGATATGCAGACCCAGTTGCGGCGCTTAAAGCGAGTTGCTGAGCAAGAGTATCTCAAGACTGCTACTCCTTGA
- a CDS encoding aspartate kinase, producing the protein MALIVQKYGGTSVGSVERIQAVAQRVKQTVQTGRSVVVVVSAMGKTTDGLVKLAHDISPSPNRREMDMLLSTGEQVTIALLSMALQEMGQPAISMTGGQVGIVTEAEHTRARILSIQTERIERYLADGKVVVVAGFQGTSSLDELEITTLGRGGSDTSAVALAAALKADCCEIYTDVPGILTTDPRIVPDAHLMTEITSDEMLELASLGAKVLHPRAVEIARNYGVLLVVRSSWTDEPGTRVISPIPQPRSLAGLEIAHPVDAVEFDLDQSKVALLRVPDRPGIAARLFGEIATQDLDVDLIIQSIHEANTNDIAFTVTHNSLTRAEAVAEAIAPALRHDLDPAAGEAEVLVERKIAKVSIAGAGMIGRPGVAATLFSTLADAGINIQMISTSEVKVSCAIDAADCDRAIAALCQTFQVSSSPVAAPVLASSAPVRGAALDLRQARLAIRQVPDRPGMAAKIFRLLADRSISVDMIIQSQRCRLVNGVATRDIAFTVTQVDATDAQALLQVAAQDWGMGEVVVDQAIAKVSIVGMGMVGCPGVAGRMFEALAQEGINIQMIATSEIKISCVVPEEDGVKALKAVHAAFELSGTERIFVPA; encoded by the coding sequence ATGGCACTGATTGTTCAAAAGTATGGCGGCACATCGGTTGGTTCAGTTGAGCGGATTCAGGCTGTGGCACAGCGGGTGAAACAAACTGTGCAGACAGGTCGTTCCGTGGTTGTGGTTGTTTCGGCGATGGGCAAAACCACTGATGGACTAGTGAAATTGGCACACGACATTTCGCCCAGCCCTAATCGGCGGGAAATGGATATGCTGCTGTCTACTGGCGAACAAGTGACGATCGCGCTTTTGAGTATGGCGCTGCAAGAAATGGGTCAGCCAGCGATATCAATGACGGGCGGACAGGTGGGCATTGTTACTGAAGCTGAACACACCCGCGCCCGCATTCTCAGCATTCAAACTGAGCGGATAGAGCGGTATTTGGCAGATGGAAAAGTGGTGGTAGTTGCGGGCTTCCAAGGCACAAGCAGCTTGGATGAACTAGAGATTACGACGTTGGGGCGTGGCGGCTCTGATACGTCAGCCGTGGCTCTAGCCGCTGCTCTGAAAGCCGACTGTTGCGAAATCTACACCGATGTTCCCGGTATTCTCACTACCGATCCTCGGATAGTGCCAGATGCCCATCTGATGACGGAAATTACGTCGGATGAAATGCTGGAGTTGGCAAGTTTGGGAGCAAAAGTACTGCATCCTCGAGCAGTAGAAATTGCACGGAACTATGGCGTTTTGCTGGTGGTGCGTTCGAGTTGGACGGATGAGCCGGGAACGCGCGTCATATCGCCCATTCCTCAGCCGCGATCGCTGGCAGGACTAGAAATTGCTCATCCGGTTGATGCCGTAGAGTTCGATCTAGATCAATCCAAAGTAGCCTTGCTGCGAGTGCCCGATCGCCCTGGCATTGCAGCGCGGTTATTTGGCGAAATTGCGACGCAAGATTTGGATGTTGATTTGATCATTCAATCGATTCATGAAGCGAATACCAATGATATTGCCTTTACTGTCACCCACAATTCTTTGACCCGTGCCGAAGCGGTTGCCGAAGCGATCGCCCCAGCGTTGCGCCACGATCTTGATCCGGCGGCTGGAGAAGCAGAGGTATTAGTAGAACGCAAAATTGCCAAAGTTAGCATTGCAGGCGCAGGCATGATTGGGCGACCGGGTGTTGCCGCAACGCTGTTCTCTACCCTGGCAGATGCTGGAATTAATATTCAAATGATTTCGACTTCAGAGGTAAAGGTGAGTTGCGCCATTGATGCCGCAGATTGCGATCGGGCGATCGCGGCTCTTTGCCAGACGTTCCAAGTTAGCAGTTCTCCGGTTGCGGCCCCTGTACTAGCCTCATCGGCTCCAGTACGCGGCGCGGCTCTTGACCTGAGGCAAGCGCGGCTAGCCATTCGGCAGGTGCCCGATCGCCCGGGGATGGCAGCGAAGATTTTTCGTCTGTTAGCCGATCGCAGCATTAGCGTTGATATGATTATTCAGTCTCAGCGTTGCCGATTGGTCAATGGAGTTGCAACCCGTGATATTGCCTTTACGGTGACGCAGGTGGATGCAACGGATGCTCAGGCATTGCTGCAAGTGGCGGCTCAGGACTGGGGCATGGGTGAAGTGGTGGTGGATCAGGCGATCGCCAAGGTTAGCATCGTGGGCATGGGCATGGTCGGCTGTCCGGGAGTGGCGGGACGCATGTTTGAGGCGTTAGCTCAGGAAGGAATCAATATTCAGATGATTGCAACTTCTGAAATTAAAATTAGTTGCGTGGTGCCTGAAGAAGATGGGGTGAAGGCGTTAAAGGCAGTTCACGCGGCTTTTGAGCTTTCTGGGACTGAACGAATTTTCGTGCCTGCCTGA
- a CDS encoding Gfo/Idh/MocA family oxidoreductase: MAHSPIGVAVVGTGFGQKIHIPGLQIHPHTEVVAVHHRDLEKGRAIAQTHAIPRACQTIEELVALPEVQAVTISTPPFLHYDMAKKVLQAGKHLLLEKPTALNVQEAVELYQLAETNGAIVILDFEFRFVPAWQRFAELLADGYVGQKRLVKVDWLVSGRADASKPWNWYARKDQGGGALGAIGSHCFDYLAWLFAPAKRLSGRLSTTIPTRIDPTDRKAKPVDADDTCCITLELADGVLCQVALSAVTYQGRGHWVEVYGDRGTLILGSDNQTDYVHGFRIMGSQNGQPLQALEIPEQLAFSQTYQDGRLAPFIRVIDRWVQGIELGRSLQDIRKKSPTPSLREGVYSQLLMDLTHQSHEANAWMEVPNLEKILT, translated from the coding sequence ATGGCTCATTCTCCGATCGGCGTTGCAGTTGTTGGCACAGGTTTTGGTCAAAAAATTCATATTCCAGGGCTGCAAATTCATCCGCACACGGAAGTTGTGGCGGTTCATCACCGCGATTTAGAAAAGGGTAGAGCGATCGCCCAAACTCATGCTATTCCCCGTGCTTGCCAAACTATTGAAGAACTGGTTGCCCTGCCTGAAGTACAAGCCGTCACGATTTCTACGCCGCCTTTTTTGCACTACGACATGGCGAAAAAAGTGCTGCAAGCGGGCAAACATTTGTTGCTGGAAAAACCGACAGCGTTGAATGTGCAAGAAGCCGTTGAACTTTATCAGTTAGCGGAGACGAATGGGGCGATCGTCATCCTCGACTTCGAGTTTCGGTTTGTCCCGGCATGGCAGCGGTTCGCCGAATTGTTAGCAGATGGTTATGTCGGGCAAAAGCGCTTAGTTAAAGTCGATTGGCTTGTTTCGGGTCGTGCCGATGCCAGTAAGCCCTGGAACTGGTACGCCCGCAAAGACCAGGGAGGCGGAGCGTTGGGGGCGATCGGCTCGCATTGTTTTGATTACTTAGCTTGGCTGTTTGCGCCTGCCAAACGCTTAAGCGGTCGGCTCAGCACTACGATTCCGACCCGCATTGACCCTACCGATAGAAAAGCTAAACCTGTAGATGCCGACGATACTTGCTGCATCACGCTAGAACTAGCAGACGGCGTATTGTGTCAGGTGGCGTTGAGTGCAGTTACTTATCAAGGGCGGGGACATTGGGTCGAGGTGTATGGCGATCGGGGCACGCTCATTTTAGGCAGCGATAATCAAACTGACTATGTGCACGGGTTCCGCATCATGGGCAGCCAAAACGGACAGCCTTTGCAAGCGCTAGAAATTCCGGAGCAACTAGCGTTTTCGCAGACTTATCAAGATGGGCGGCTGGCACCCTTTATTCGGGTGATTGATCGATGGGTGCAGGGAATAGAGTTAGGGCGATCGCTCCAAGATATCCGCAAGAAATCGCCGACACCCTCACTGCGAGAAGGCGTGTATTCTCAGTTGCTCATGGACTTAACGCACCAGTCCCATGAAGCAAATGCTTGGATGGAAGTGCCAAACTTAGAGAAGATTTTGACTTAG